From a single Marinobacter sp. THAF197a genomic region:
- a CDS encoding TetR/AcrR family transcriptional regulator produces the protein MKTRDKILLSSLELFNERGERNITTNHIAAHLAISPGNLYYHFRNKSDIIYEIFQEYEKLVDYYLDIPEDRLLTLDDLTFYLESVFDGLWSYRFFHRDLEYLLDSDTRLRQDYREFTNRCLAAINRIFGKLAEAGIIEPQPEDLRSAMSLNVWLVITNWMAFLKTAHASDEPASLTLTELKQGIYQVLTLELPYLTPDYREQVLALREKYRPTLPENPEQNGESSRAETGVSVGIG, from the coding sequence ATGAAAACCAGAGACAAGATTCTGCTATCCAGTCTGGAGCTTTTTAACGAGCGGGGTGAAAGGAACATCACCACCAATCACATTGCCGCGCACCTGGCGATTTCTCCGGGCAACCTGTATTACCACTTCCGGAACAAGTCCGACATCATCTACGAGATCTTCCAGGAGTATGAAAAACTGGTGGATTATTACCTCGATATTCCGGAGGATCGGCTGCTGACGCTTGACGACCTGACCTTTTACCTGGAATCGGTGTTTGACGGTTTGTGGAGTTACCGGTTTTTTCACCGGGACCTGGAATACCTGCTGGACAGCGATACCAGGCTGCGCCAGGACTATCGGGAATTCACCAATCGATGTCTTGCTGCCATCAACCGCATCTTCGGCAAGCTGGCGGAGGCGGGTATTATTGAGCCGCAGCCGGAAGATTTACGTTCGGCCATGTCGCTCAACGTCTGGCTGGTCATCACCAACTGGATGGCTTTTCTGAAGACAGCCCACGCCAGTGACGAGCCTGCCAGTCTCACCCTGACCGAACTCAAGCAGGGTATTTATCAGGTGCTGACTCTGGAATTGCCTTATCTGACCCCGGATTATCGCGAGCAGGTGCTGGCGTTACGTGAAAAGTATCGGCCAACGCTGCCGGAAAATCCGGAGCAGAACGGTGAGTCCTCGCGGGCTGAAACCGGGGTTTCTGTCGGGATTGGTTAA